One region of Lytechinus pictus isolate F3 Inbred chromosome 8, Lp3.0, whole genome shotgun sequence genomic DNA includes:
- the LOC129266832 gene encoding uncharacterized protein LOC129266832 produces the protein MDLFRSRQTVPNIVIVFSGALFLYCVIILKSYQRKPPPTGEPVDWMHLPPRPHFPKHIPIPLPSPTPFDGLDPAIFTTNRTIEDPVILERLYRQLRIVTAFSQNHYKEALGLIGTVQKEMPDKDLVIYDLGIDADTLYKVKKLCHVEVRSFPFDEYPPHVKDLHTYAWKVIIINATLQEFGSIFWADTSIRFKKSLRDLIPYVTRHKGYMTHFHSFDPRGTQDTPKGHIYYFTSQKMFSALGVKRAEYFESRNITPHAAANRQIFIGNPLLQEKLVDPLLACALDRACIAPTGARLGKHRFDASALSLLLYKNLRGEWSSANNDNTIFDELVDIRRTTVDWHLARYCESTQNVK, from the exons ATGGATCTCTTTCGGAGCAGACAGACGGTTCCAAATATTGTTATAGTGTTTTCGGGTGCTCTCTTCTTATACTGTGTGATTATATTGAAATCTTATCAGAGAAAACCGCCACCAACAG GAGAACCCGTTGACTGGATGCATCTTCCACCGAGACCTCACTTCCCTAAACACATCCCCATCCCGCTTCCATCGCCTACACCCTTCGACGGGCTCGACCCGGCCATCTTCACAACAAACCGGACAATCGAAGACCCGGTCATCTTGGAGCGGTTGTACCGGCAGCTTCGGATCGTAACCGCTTTTTCTCAGAACCATTACAAGGAGGCACTGGGACTCATTGGAACGGTGCAGAAAGAGATGCCGGATAAGGATCTTGTGATTTACGATCTCGGGATAGATGCGGATACTTTATACAAG GTTAAAAAGCTGTGCCATGTTGAAGTAAGAAGTTTTCCGTTTGATGAATATCCACCCCATGTGAAGGACCTTCATACATACGCGTGGAaagtcatcattattaat GCGACCCTTCAGGAATTTGGTTCAATCTTCTGGGCAGACACTTCTATTCGCTTCAAGAAATCGCTACGTGATCTTATTCCTTACGTCACCCGTCACAAAGGATATATGACACATTTTCACTCATTTGATCCGCGTGGAACCCAAGATACCCCGAAGGGTCACATCTATTACTTCACCTCTCAAAAAATGTTTTCTGCTCTTGGAGTCAAGCGAGCCGAGTATTTTGAGTCACGAAATATCACTCCGCATGCGGCGGCGAACAGACAAATATTTATCGGGAATCCCCTTTTGCAGGAAAAGTTGGTTGACCCCTTATTAGCATGCGCGCTCGATCGCGCGTGTATCGCTCCAACCGGCGCGCGGTTGGGGAAGCACCGTTTCGATGCATCCGCTTTGTCTTTGCTCTTGTACAAGAATCTGAGGGGAGAGTGGTCATCAGCGAACAACGACAATACAATCTTTGACGAACTTGTTGATATACGACGAACCACAGTAGACTGGCATTTAGCCCGTTATTGCGAATCAACTCAAAATGTGAAGTGA
- the LOC129266351 gene encoding ubiquitin carboxyl-terminal hydrolase 2-like, which produces MPVRVRPSPVTYHGHSTTRTSMIPRPPASYQSTGSSSIRRRIAPRATQHALDTSSYSKPTNLYSSSYGSPSTTSRDAYRPHRSSITSRTSTNPITATYEPNKYGADSSNITTYSTKYASRSLRQEQRSPSVSSLSRDLLKLPLMDDSPSRTYKSSNFGSVHDNLYKSSIEDLQAPRPRDSSESRTSSANNTEEVKDSYSRTEKTYRPSLPNRGSSYSTLKRTPSIVKLSNRRSSLGDYSSRSTAGEYGLSTIKGAGKRGLKNIGNTCYMNTIIQCLSSIPELSKYCLQMDNFLRNDHVNSNSYHSGKLFQEFAETLKKLWDPDSTVSSLTPHNLKRQIGNMLSHEFRGYRQHDAAEFLLSLLAELSEDVNRVKNPPRLGAMPENLNPVDLANLMWRRQQQLTQSIIFDLFNGLTRSTLRCSTCDYVSVTFELFYDLSVPIPTGCSSLADALELYTKPETLTGENKFRCEKCKTLRSGTKKMEIERCPKVLIIQLKRFSSSHTGLTRKVDTHVDAPLRGLDLSNNLSQDADPCSRYHLQAVCNHYGGTAGGHYIAYCRHPEDDQWYKYDDERVTQLKECNVVTSNAYILFYTSKLSRKDSRL; this is translated from the exons ATGCCTGTACGTGTGCGCCCCTCTCCAGTGACCTATCATGGGCACTCTACAACAAGAACCAGCATGATACCCCGCCCCCCAGCTAGCTACCAGAGTACAGGCAGCTCTTCGATTCGGCGACGCATCGCACCACGCGCCACCCAACATGCCCTCGACACATCCTCATACAGCAAGCCGACCAACTTGTATTCAAGCAGTTACGGATCACCATCCACCACCAGCCGCGATGCCTACCGCCCTCATCGGTCCAGTATCACCAGTCGAACCTCCACCAACCCCATCACCGCCACGTATGAGCCAAATAAATACGGTGCCGACTCCTCAAATATCACCACCTACAGTACTAAATACGCCTCAAGGTCGCTCCGACAAGAGCAGCGTAGCCCGAGCGTGTCTTCGCTATCTCGGGACCTACTGAAGCTGCCTCTCATGGACGATTCACCGTCCAGGACGTATAAAAGTTCAAATTTTGGCAGCGTGCATGATAACCTTTATAAATCTTCCATCGAGGACTTGCAGGCACCGCGTCCGCGGGATAGCTCCGAGAGCAGGACttcatctgcaaataatacgGAAGAGGTCAAGGATAGTTACAGTAGGACAGAAAAAACATACCGACCTTCACTGCCCAATAGGGGGTCAAGCTATTCAACCCTTAAAAGAACTCCAAGTATTGTGAAATTATCAAATAGGAGATCAAGTCTAGGTGATTATTCTTCAAGATCGACAGCTGGAGAG TACGGTCTTTCCACGATCAAAGGAGCTGGGAAAAGAGGGCTGAAAAACATAGGAAATACG TGTTATATGAACACCATTATCCAGTGTCTGTCTTCCATTCCGGAGTTGTCCAAGTATTGCCTTCAGATGGATAACTTCTTGCGCAACGATCATGTTAACAGCAATAGCTACCACTCTGGCAAACTCTTTCAAG AGTTTGCAGAGACTCTCAAGAAACTCTGGGACCCCGACTCTACCGTCAGCTCCTTGACGCCGCACAACCTGAAGcgtcaaattggcaacatgcTCAGTCATGAGTTTCGTGGTTACAG GCAACATGATGCTGCAGAGTTTTTATTGAGTCTTCTTGCTGAGTTGAGTGAAGATGTTAACAGAGTCAAAAATCCCCCCAGGCTGGGTGCTATGCCAGAGAACCTCAA CCCCGTTGATCTTGCCAATCTCATGTGGCGGCGCCAGCAACAGCTGACCCAGTCCATCATATTTGACCTCTTCAATGGCCTAACACGCAGCACACTAAGATGTTCCACATGTGACTACGTCTCAGTGACCTTTGAACTCTTCTATGACCTCTCAGTGCCTATTCCTACG GGGTGTAGTTCCCTAGCAGATGCCTTAGAGCTGTATACCAAACCAGAAACGTTAACAGGAGAAAACAAATTT CGATGTGAAAAGTGCAAAACGTTACGATCGGGTACCAAAAAGATGGAGATAGAGAGATGCCCTAAAGTTCTCATCATCC AATTAAAGAGGTTTTCATCGTCACATACCGGACTGACGCGGAAGGTAGACACTCATGTAGATGCACCACTTCGGGGTCTTGATCTCAGCAATAATCTATCGCAAGACG CCGATCCGTGTTCCCGTTACCACCTACAGGCCGTGTGCAATCATTATGGGGGGACTGCAGGAGGTCACTACATAGCGTACTGCAGACATCCTGAAGATGACCAGTGGTACAAGTATGATGATGAAAG AGTCACGCAACTAAAGGAGTGCAATGTTGTAACATCCAACGCCTATATCCTCTTCTATACTTCCAAGTTAAGCCGTAAGGACTCCAGGCTATGA